A DNA window from Candidatus Sulfidibacterium hydrothermale contains the following coding sequences:
- a CDS encoding prephenate dehydratase — MIKIAMQGVRGAFHEIAIRKYFNHDDYEAVPCASFNELFDALRFQRASYGMVAIENSIVGSILPNYTLLRESGLRILGEVYLRIEQHLLALPGQKTEDIKKVYSHPMALQQCREFLTPFRRNGVQLVDSEDTALSARWISEGNMKGVAAIASRLAAKLYHLDILAEGIETNKMNYTRFLVVSDDENYKSHLAGKKIDKASLCFILPHQQGRLSEVLSVLSFYKINLSKIQSLPIVGQEWEYLFYVDVDFSDFEKYRQSLDAIRPLLSELTVFGEYEKGEKFYEN; from the coding sequence ATGATAAAAATAGCCATGCAGGGAGTCAGGGGGGCATTTCATGAAATCGCCATCCGGAAATATTTTAATCATGATGATTATGAAGCGGTTCCCTGTGCTTCTTTTAATGAATTGTTTGATGCATTGCGCTTTCAACGGGCCAGTTATGGAATGGTAGCCATTGAAAATTCCATTGTGGGCAGTATATTGCCCAATTACACGCTTTTGCGGGAGTCGGGGTTGCGTATTCTCGGTGAAGTGTATTTGCGCATTGAGCAGCATTTGCTGGCTTTGCCCGGACAAAAAACAGAGGATATCAAAAAAGTGTATTCCCATCCCATGGCGCTTCAGCAGTGTCGGGAATTTTTAACACCATTCCGCAGGAACGGGGTTCAGCTGGTCGATTCGGAAGATACTGCCTTGAGTGCCCGCTGGATCAGTGAAGGCAACATGAAAGGAGTGGCTGCCATTGCCAGCCGGCTGGCTGCTAAATTGTATCATCTCGATATTTTGGCCGAAGGGATCGAAACCAACAAAATGAACTATACCCGTTTTCTTGTGGTTTCGGATGACGAAAACTACAAAAGTCACCTGGCCGGAAAAAAAATCGATAAAGCTTCGCTCTGTTTTATTTTGCCGCATCAGCAGGGACGCCTTTCTGAAGTACTTTCCGTACTCTCTTTTTATAAAATCAATCTTTCTAAGATACAATCACTTCCCATTGTGGGACAAGAATGGGAGTATCTCTTTTATGTGGATGTTGATTTTTCAGATTTTGAAAAATATCGCCAGTCGCTGGATGCCATCCGGCCGCTTTTAAGTGAATTAACCGTTTTTGGTGAATATGAAAAAGGAGAAAAATTCTATGAAAATTGA